DNA from Rhipicephalus sanguineus isolate Rsan-2018 chromosome 11, BIME_Rsan_1.4, whole genome shotgun sequence:
GGTGAATGAGAGAAGTTCGGGCTCCTTCTTCGTTGCAGGGTCAACGACACTGGCAGTACAGACGTCCTTGACGTTCTGGAAAGAATGGGTAAACGAATAGGAGGAAAGGAAAATGTTTTATTTTAAACATCATCGGCAATCTTTCAATGTTTCTCTATACCAGGTGCTCAAAATGTTCCAGAAGAAGGAACTTTACTGCCACGTACATCTGCGGTTTCCTTCTAGGTGTGCCATTTTATATTCACCAGCAGAGCATGTTTAATTGAAGCTGTCTTATGCACTCTGACACTTGCCGTAATAGCGTATAAGGTGTACTAGTATAGCCTTGTAAGCGAACGACGGCAAAATGCACGAGTACAGTGTAACACTACTGCCGTCTCCTTGACTGTCGCCAAATTTATGTTTTATGGGCGAGGAAACAGTCGTTCCACAAAGCCCTCAGACAAAGTACGACAACAAACCGCAGAAGTTGGAATTACTTATACATAtttgaaacgggcggcgcaaaatcaAAGACAAAATAAATGTGCGAcgcaccacagagcgccttctcacaaccaactatattagaaagaacatTCGCTATTTTAACCTTCACCAAGTATCACGTGATCTTACATCATTCATAGCCAAAAGGAAACGGAAACATATGCTTCTGTGAAGATTAGCAACGGTTACAAAACTGATCTCATGTACATTTTTTTGCTATGTGATGAAACCATCTTGAACAaacaaaaatgagcccttaaaagtcattttctttccttcattcatatcgagggtctcgttctggcagacttgatgccttcaggtagtatgcaagggattattggtcagctgccggctcgtaaaaaagatcacgtgctacgtgacgccaacaggcagaaaaagagtgttccacactcgccgccatggctgcgagcggcgctcactaacactcctaggtttaaatgtacatgtataccccacaaagtgtacgggcggatgaccgccgccgtagctcagtggtagagcatcggacgcgttattcgaaggtggccggttcggtccctgccggcggcaagttatcttctcGCCCTCTTTACTTTctacacatttatatcctaattactagaaataacacccctatactttccttgacattattgtctgttagttctcattaatattgtgtctaacaaagaaaaacgagcgcttaaaagtcaccttctttccaacaatttctctagtagctTGACTGTTATGCGTGAAAATACGAAAACGAGCTACCGTTTAGACGTCGGTGTAGACAACGTGCCTGATAAACCCACTATAAGCTCAGCACTTCAAGTGCACAAAAACATCGATTCAGCACGTCAGACTTGGTTCAAAAGTGCCGCATTTAGAGCGGCTCGCTGACCatttcgcatgaaatcgattcccataaTGCGCGGGATCTTCTGGAATTTTCGTGATCAAAGCCAATCGGAGTTGAAAATTCGCTTACCTCTCGTGACTTGGGTACACATGTCGTCTTGCTGTAAACGTCCGTAATTCTGCAGGTCGATTCAGTTATCTTGAATTTGATTCGGTAGTTTATACCCGCTACTACCTGTGAGATCAATAAATGAAGGACATGACGAAACATCTCTTGCAGTGCACGCTGCACAtgaatgaaatttaaaaaaaatgcagagATTCGTGAAGAAAACCTAATTCTGTACGCCAATAGAATTTTACAGATTCGTACGGCAGCAGAAGTGGACAATTCTTTTGTGTGAACAGACATACTCATTGGTCATTTCTCCGAGTAACGGTAAATAAAAACCCATTGTCTTCATCAGTGCGTCGTACTCAGAACtattaatgtatttatttatatgaGAAATGCACAATAACGACTGAATAATAACTTATTTGCTAGGGGATGCGATAGTAATGCCCATATCCATATTTCCATTCGGAACTTTATGTAAAAGCTCGATACACAAACAAGGCAGCCACACGTTAGGCAGCCATGCTGGAGCAGTTCAGAAATAATTTGTCAAGAAGAACGCGTCAGGCTCTCTCAAGTGCTGCGCGCTTGAAACAGCGTTCCTCTACCAAATACCAGAGATGATAGCCACTTGGCCGAAACGCACCATATATATGTGTTCAGCGAAACTAGTCAGGTGATAGGTTGAAAAGAAGTAGAACAAAATTCATCTGCTATTTTTATATATATCATTTATACATTTGATATTCATTTATATAAAAAACATTTTATGTAATCAAGCCTCTGTATTCATTCGGAAGTGACAGATCAAACCCATTTTCGCATCAATGGAAGAACATTAGATAAGCTCCCAATTTCTTCCAACGGgcttgtgtgaacgcttgtgagcgcttgggactatttttacagtgccactgccacatacgtgtcagtgcaatgtcagtgcatttattgatcatttccttctttttttttcgctcccccttactctctgtctctcccatctttccactccccttccctttcccccggcgtagggtagccaaccggactgctgtctggttaacctttcTGCCCTCGCCCTTAAGTATTCCCTTCCTCCTCCTCTAATTTTAATTTGGCGACGTTGCTTTGTGACTATTATGACGCCGGTTTTAAATGACCCTTAACTTGTGATGAGTCACGTGCTGCGCTACCTAATGAATAGGGACTTTGTTTTTCTAAGAGAACGAAAGGGATGAATGAGGGACTAAGTCAATCTGGAATCACTGTAAATTTAAAGGCAGATCTGCAATATAACAATAGATCTGGTCTTGCTGCGAGCAACATGATAGAGCCTTATTACGCAAGGCTCAACCCATCAGTATATAAACGGGCAAAATAAAATGCAGCACTTAATTAGGGCTGCTGACATACGCGGCCAAGCGAGGGGCGAGTCCACTCGCTCGCCCTTCCCCACTGTAACTGAAACCTTTTCTGTTACGTTGTTTTTTCGCTTCCTGTGCGGCCATGTTTTCCTTGCAGACTTTATTACGTCACGTTAGGATAAGTATTCAAGGAAGGTGTGTGGAgaaaactaaagtccctagatatttccctgttctttcttaagtaccgacaaccattgaagcgccgtcgacgaatctcattggctaacgatcgttttcggtagccatgttcttcctaactcttttccagcacccggtgaaacgcgaccccccattcactaatgacaggggtttgacgggaggagaaaggcacgtcgcgttagcatattgtccgctgaaagatgcgtggctaatgtacttagacgcgcatggctttgtaattcgtccaagttaggaagaaaatggcgtcgaacgccagctgcgcgtgagtgagggccgggaaaggaggcagttgtcgctacttaagtaAAATCGAAAAAATCTAACGACTTTAGAGAAAACATGCTCGGAATTATTTTGACACCAGAAGTATAATATATGCGTCCTGTAAAAAGGTTTGTATTGCAATGCGGTGAGCAAAGTAAACTTTTATACCGATCAAGGAAGGATGTATGGAGATCGCAGCGTCTCATATCACCGTAGCGCTGTGGCAAGCGATTGTCGGGTTATCCGAATAAGACACTAATTATACTTTATTTTTATACTTAGACACTCCTTAATTGCTTATGTTGAGCATTGCTTTTAATGGTGCGTCCAGTTAAATGTAATTTTCCTTCAGTGTTTATGGCTTGCATGAAATATTTCGATGTTATACGTGGCATTTTTATTGAAGCTGTTACCTTTTTTTCCTTAATATTCCATTTGTCCATGTATCGCCATTCTACAAGGCAAGTGAACAGGTTACGTTCtcgccagtggcgtaccaactcgttcgcgagtggggggcctggcgtcgctcactatatatatatatatatatatatatatatatatatatatatatatatatatatatatatatatatatatatatattcatggaGCTGATCAGACGACTTGCTTTTCGCAACTGTTTGTTTCACGAATCTGCACAAAGAGATTGTGCAGGCCATGGGCAGTGTTccataacattttggaaatattaccgtgaagtttaaaaagtacacccaaatttgaCATGATCCTCTGAGcactgcatcagcaaacttcccactCTTactttggcgttgtagatacgatgagtatgaagaacctgctatgactctagtacctcaCTTATTAAGCAAaacgtggctgacaaagcaaggtacttcgcagaagtcttcaggataagccgaatgccaatttctttactgttagagcgcTATAATatagtctttcttaagaagaagaccaagttcagtcggtTAATACTgcagcaaaccacattgagctggttgtgcatagttataagattataaatgactacgactTTATATAGGAGTCGTTCCTTGCCCttctacttttcccagcttggggggggggggggggggggggggggggggaagcggtgtagtggccctttactcttgccctccggttcctccaagtaaatagcctacgtaaactgtgtaagctcaagttttccttgaaaaaatgtgggccaaCATAActttaaactaccccgcattgttttctTTCGTAcgggtcgttagctgttaatgactggtcgaaattttctgggtcatgctcacagcacctgctcgtaaaatgacgcgctacaaatgacgcgtaagtgagccaccgcgtaattaccacgtacgcatgactgcgtaaataataataatattaataatgaactattttcaatacggcggattgtttgtcattggttcctcGCTATTCGTAAAAAAATTTCAATGTGCTATAAAATTGCCTTCTTGTTACGcgatgtcacaagtctgcgaaaactcgcggcgtcaaaatgaagtgtgcacaataagctgCACGTTActttgctgaacaataactctttttttttttcggaatagccagacagtgtatctttctgaacgtaatttaagaagggtgcccgccaatcacattgccAGAGGCTACAGATAGCAGTGggtgagatggattcatatgtgtatattaTATACTTTCAGTAGTAGTATGACGATGTTGAGCTGCTTTTGCGCGTGTACAGCTCTATGTGAACTCATCTTTGCtaagaaagaggtagagagagaaataaacattattaggagcagacacaatcctttgcaagtAGGCagcctccttagtccagaaaaccatgaaCGCATATCATCTTCCTGGTGAGtcagatcaagtaacggggcaaacttgaaagctgggcttctcaatgtgctcgagtccactgccttgttacaagccgccacgagcgctgcaggctaccatatgataagccaagtgaaacGGGCTAATGGgtgactaaagtgggaatctattttagctgtcccgGCTACGCACAACTAAAATGCTgggcacttctgcacactcatcaactcacagcagcttgaatatggagtaGTGGCGGTGCTAtttgttttcaaagaaagaaactgaatttcctgaaagaggagagcgtttgatcgggctataacaCGTTGACTGGTTCCCACCCATATTTGCGTCctggattacttaaatttcaggccaggcagaacaaaataaaatcatgacagattgctgcaatgttatagagcccctgctgagcgatagcctcctctgcaacgctcgtcgcaagacgcacaagcgtggaataggcagcccgcaccgcaggtagcctacagtgcgcggtcatgacacacggagcacagtcgtcacagcagaatcgtaggacaaattttattacaaaattaagtTATTGCTGGGtgcaagtaaaactttgcctgacctgttagtttcccagtctgccgTCGACAATAACCGctctcgaaagtgggggggctccgccccctcaACATTTCTCAGTGCGGGGGGGCGAGGGGCTAACGCACCCttgcaatccccccccccccccccccccccccgtagatacgcctatggttcTCGCCAACAGCGCAGTTACCGTTTCTTGCGAAGTAGCACCTTGGATACAACGCAACTTGAAATGCAGGCCTTTGCTAATGCAAACTGTCAGGATGGTTAACGCCATGGAACTTTTGTTATATTCAAGCAGAATACGTACCTGTGTCTCGACATCGACGAGTTCGAGCACGGTGTCGAAAAACTGCCGGCCTGCCACCTGCTTGGAAATGGCAAAGTGGGCCAGCTCCTCGTAGATGGCATTGTCTCCCACGTTGTGCTTCTGCCAACCTCCAAGCACCGGTATCGGCTCGTTTCCGCTGCACGCGACGACGGCCAACATAGCCATCACAAGCCCATACAAGGCGGCCGTTGACGAAACCATGGTTACCTGCAGTTGtgtcgtttttcaagaaaaagaGTTAATCGCTTTAGTCTTCTTACCTGCTCTTTCGAATTGATCCAATTCACAGCGAGCACCATTTGTTTCTAacgtcttgcaaaaaaaaaaggccgtaACATTTCGACGTGAAGAGTCAGAAAATCTCAAGGGACCGCCCGAGCTGTCCCTTCACTTCGTGTTTGCGACACgcgctgccaaaaaaaaatataaagaatgGGGCGTCGGTGTAATATAATGTGTGCACTGTGAAACATCCCCGCcggctggctttcgccttcagtgCAATTACCTTCATCGGTGTGTAACGCAAAGGCTGTTCTTGGCGAATATTGTGCAATTACTGTAGGCATTTTTTGCATTTATAGGCTTGTGTCGATTGATAATAAAAATGCGCGATGTAATAACATGACTAAAAAAACATGGCAGTCGATTTAGTTTCATTAGAAACTACCATAGCTAGTAAGGCTAGTATAGAACCTTCGATTACTAGTATTATGTTTCAAGCTCTTTCGCAATGCTTTACTATACGCGATTACGGAAAGTTGGTAAATTCATGTCAATGTGAATATAACCACATACATAGCCACAAAGGATACGTGGCTATAGCTATATAGTAATATATATCCGTAACCCATACACCATGCCAAGTCTGTGCCGTTAGAAAAGTGATTGGGGACATGAATTCAACACCCGTGCTTGCAGCTTAGCTGTCCTAAATAGTCATTGCGTTCGTGCCGCATAGATATGTCGGTGTGACAGTTGGGAGAAATTCGCCGTTTAATATACTACTATAATAATTTACTGCAAACATTAGCACAGAAAGCAGGCCGAACGAATTAGCATCTCACCGTTGATCAGTAAGTCGCAGGAGGACCTAAATGCCTTGAGCCTTTCAACGAAGCTCACGCTACCAACGAGGGAAGTTTCCTCGAGAGCGCTGCTGACAAAACAGCGCGGTTCCCACGCTAAATGTACTGCGACGTCCTTTCTATTTTCAGTGCTTTTTATAGTAGATGCGCACTGAAGACGGACGAGGAGGAAGGCCCTCACAAAACCGGATAGAAAGGCGGGCCTTCGTTTAATATGCGCGTTTACACTCGCAATCTTTATTTTCATTCAGCGACCACGCATCACGGGGAACGCGAGGCTAGGCTGTATCGCAGTTGCGAAAGGTTGGCAGGTAAGAGGATGGAGAGCCGTGCCCGTCGGGTAAACTGGTTGCCACATGTCGTTGCGCGTGTGTTGCCTATGGTACACGAGAACTGAAGGTATTTCGTCACACTTTGGCATAACGACTCGCGTAGCGTGCTTGCTTTAAGCTCTTCGCAACTCGAGAAGGCCTTGATTTTGTTGGCGGCGCTGCTGAAATAAAGGAAGACGGCTACGATACTTAGGGTCGCGGAGTCTCTTTCCGTTCGCGCTGTTCGGAGGTTTCTGGAGGGTGGCGTTCTATCAAATTGTTTCGTCGAAGGCAAAACAATGCTTCCTTCAGATCACCAGATGCTCATCAGCGGAAATATTGAGGCTCTGGGTGCAACTGTTTTTTGAAAGACAAAGAACCTTCAAGCGAGCCGAGTCGGCGGTTGGAGAAGACAAACGTTTGTGCGAAGAAACATCTCTGAAAGGCACAATCACTTTAGTTCAGCGGGAGATTCTCAGTTGGGCCAGCAGTGTCCTGAAGCCGATTTCTCACAGAATGCAAATCTGAAATGGTGCATAATGTACTGCCCCATTTCCATTTCACCGACAAAAACAGACATTAAAAACACGACCTTCGCACGTAACGTGACCCACATTATTCAGGCTTATGGGAGTCATGAAAGCATCATTCAAACGTGAGAAGTAAATAAGTAATCACCGCAAACTGCGTCTTCTTTCAAGGCTTACCAGAAACTATCGATGGCCTATCCTGAGTAAATTCATTTGTGTGAGTATGAACGCAATGCTTGGAAATAAATATTTTGGAACATCATTCCGTTAGGTGCACAGTGTCGGAAACCAAGCTAGTTTTGAGGTGCGCCAGTGGGATGCCCAGAAACTAGAGCAAGCGCTACTTGTAGTTTCCCCTAATTTCTTGCGAGCAGGCGAACTGTTCAATAACCGCGTTGACTTAGAACGCAACATTTCCTGCATACACTGCAACAGAAAAGCAGGCATAAAGTGAGTGTTTCCATCATAAATCTACTTCGGGCATCACTGCTGCAGTATTGCAGTACTTCACTGCTGGAGTACGCAATCAATGGAGCGAGAACGCACACAGAAGCTCGAATGGGCGCGAAAAGGGCTCCGGTGCCTGAGACCGTGCAACTGCAGCCGCTACCGGTGCTTCGAGTTCCGCCACGTCGAATAGCTGCGACTCCATCACGGAAGAATAGCAGCTCACCCGCCTTAAGCGATGACGTGAGCAAAAATCATACCATCCCCCGCTAAAGAgaaccatgaagcgatgcgaagcagtgtttcggcacgtcgagcccgcctttcagagagggagtggagaggggaggggataaggaaagtggagaggagaaggggagacggagagagaggggagtggagagggtttgcgcatgcacagtaagggtggtcacgccgcacaccaccaccggtttgaactctgccataagatgtTCGGCACCTAAAAACCGACGGTGGGACCGGCGCCTAAGGGCGAATATTACCGACGAGGATCGCGCCATTGAAGCGCAACGCAAGCGCGATGCACGCTGCCGGAACATTTCATCTGAACATTTCCCCGTAGCGATGGCGGGATTTCAACTGACAATCGCAATATAGTTACAGCTTCGGAGGCATCCACCTTCACAGCATTGAAAGGGCTCTGCATTTTCTCAGCTTGATTCTTTTGTCTTTCTTCGACCTGTTTTACTGTATCTATATGTGCGCAGCTTCCTAACATATTTTCGTTGCAAGAAGGCGTCGCTCCTTGGTTCTCTTGCTGGTGTACAACAAGGTCTCCACCTTTCTCACGCTGCTGCAATCAGTCAAGATACGCTTATATGAATGCCAATGCGAAAGCTTTTGAGCAAGGTCAGTCCTAAACAAATGTTTGCAATAAATGTGGGCTGCACCACCGTGTCATTGCACTCGAACGAACCCGATGACAAACGCTTGGTGTGATGATCCTAAAGGCGATATGTAAAGTGCATATGAGCGAGACCGGGAACACATGCCGTGTTAAAACTTGCCGCTCCTGAAACGACGGTACATGATGAAACACCGGAAAACATTCCGAGCGGCTGCTTCGTTCTTTCACTGCATAGGCAACACAATACCAACATTTAACAGCATCGAATGATGTTTTGAGAGACTGACACTGAGCTATGAGCGGAAAGGGATAGGAAGTACCTTCTTTTGAAAGAAACAAACATCACAGAAAAATTGGGTTGGGGGGCTATCGGTGCAGCTGTGCCTCGTCTCTCGTCGCAGCAAAAGGCCATGGTGCatgttagagcgcagctcttgcccACTCGTTCCTCTGTGAGCTTTGGCGTGCCTCGTCCGTCGTAAACGCGAGAACGACAGAGTGAGGAGAGGATGGCGCAAGGCTGAGGAGGGCAATGCAATTCGCACCGCCAAAAGAGAATATCATCGGCGGTGGCGCCCAGAGGTGGCACCATAACATCTGCATAGTGCCATTTCAGTAGTGATTGCATGCGCCACGCGAATAGCGTTGTACTCTCTGGAAGCCACGCGATTACTATGGAACGATCGACGAGCAATGTATAAAGGCTAAACTTAACCCGAGGATCACATTTCTCGCCAGCTATTTCTCAACAATGAGCGACTTGACTGGTGGAAGCGCTTTCTCTTCACGGCTGCAAGATGAGCTGTCAGAATAGTGGCTCAGCAAATTCGACGTCAGAATCTAGAGGTACACGCTGCCGAAGTACAAGCAAGGCGCCGTCGCCAAAATAGATTACGTGTGTCAACAAAGCGTTGTCTCTAACTGCATGAACATACATGTATCTCTCAAGTTCTTTGCCTGAATTTATCTCAAAAAAGGCACACGGTTGAGTTGTCCTGAAATTTTTTGCGACGTCATTAGTCACATCACCTAAGTGACCGCTTTCCATAAATGGTATGCGGCCGAAAAGGCCAGAATGAACATCCTAATTAGGAGATCGCACAGGATGGCAGTGCCCTTCCATGTAGCACTAGCACGGATCTTCTGCTAGAGGTGGGCGTCCACAGCAAGCTCGAAGAGTTAATAGAGACGCAACAAATTTCCCAAGCGGAGTACCTAAGCAAGACGCTAACGGGCAGGAGCATCCAGGACAAACTCGCGATAACCTATCACAAGCGGCATGGCGACAAGGCATCCCTCCCATGCTCGAAGAGGAAAACAGCTTCAGGTGGCTAACTTACCAAGAACATGCATCTCAAACTTTACTACAAGTCTTCGACAGTGACGAGGAAGCGCTATTTGTAGACGCGGCAGAATACGCGGATGGATGTGCCTTCGCAGTGGCagcacttcatcatcatcatcatcatcatcatcatcatcatcagcctgtctacgcccactgcagggcaaaagcctctcccatattccgccaatcaacccggtcctgtgctttctgctgctacgttatacctacaaacttcttaatctcatctacccacctaattttctgtctccccctcacgcgtttgccatctcttggaatccagtcagttacccttaatgaccaccggttatcctgccgacgtgctacgtgcccagcccatatccatttcttcttcttgatttcaactatgatatccttaacccccgtttgttccctgatccactctgctctcttcctgtctcttaaggttacacctatcattttcctttccatcgctcgctgcgtcgtggCAGTACTTAACACTGACAAAAAATTTGCAGTTTTCAGTTCAATTCCACTGAGTGTCTTCGTTTCCTTGACAACTAAAGGGGGCTGCGAGGACTGGATGCTTATGAGCCTGACAAAGGCCCCCACCCCCAGATACTCATGAGACAACGATTAGCGTTGTTCTTTAGAGTATATCGCTCTTATGCGCTAGGTTTAAGCTAGTGTAgcatacacgaaaaaaaaaaccagaggtAGCGGATGATGTGGTCATAGTCCTAGCCATCGTTTGCCCCGATTGCAGATGTATGCTCAGTGACTCACTGACGGCAGTCAGAAATTATGTACGAGGCAAACTTTTCGCCAAAAACCGGGGCTATCCTCAACATCAAGGTGAACTATATCGCCTCCGAGAAGGTGAAGGAAAGAGACATTATACAGTTTCCGGCTCGCACGTCCCACCACACTCGCATGCCCAACTTCAATGAGAGGGCTCCACACGTAGCGCGAAGTCTCACGTGCCGTGCCCGTGTGAAAGGTCCTCTCTGTGGGATGAGGATCGAAAGGAGGGATGGACGAGAGGGATCGAAGGACCAGATATACTATGACGTTACATAACTCTATCGAAAATTCAGGCGTGTTTAGCAACCCCCAAACCCCCAAAGCAGTAGATTGGAGGCAGTTACAAACCCAGACGTTCCCCAGCCGCATTCATCTCAGGAGGATATATGCATATATCaattcagacgataactgcaaacTATGAGGCTGGGCTAATGCATCTCTTAGACACATATTCTAGGAATGTGAGATTATAGGAGAAAAAATGCAGTCTCACTAGATGGATTGTGGTGCGGAGGACGGCCACGCTCTGCAGCTCAAACCTCTAATATGaactatgggccatccagcaatcCTGGGAGGCGGCGAGGAGACCAGTTTTCTGGTGCTCCTACGGGGTGGCCTAAGCCCAGCCCACGAATTTACCCGAtacctcaataaagttgttacctcCAGCACCACTATTCTGAACCTTCCACGCACATCTGAAATAACAGGTTTTTGTTCTATCGCGAAAATTTGTTAAATTTGACATAATGACATCATCTAAGGCACTTACAAAGCGTCGCGATTTGattctgaagaatttaattcttCCGTCATTATAACTGTGTAAATACAAAAATGAAATCATCATCgcaatagtggtgccaagcctaaaggaagtgcggaacttggaggccttctttgtttctctttttgtttgtttctttgtgttgtttgtttttattctctgtctttcttcacatctttcttccttttctcttttctctctatttttctttctttctttctatatttctttctatttctcgttccttccatctttcttttcAATTCTTCCCATTATTACTAattttctctctacttctcttttcctcttgctgtgtatatatatatttctattttttatttcctctttctctttcaacttttctctctatttttctcgaTCCTATTCTATTTATGTAATACTTTAATCTCTCCACTCCTACTTTTCCTCTTACTCGTGCTCACGTCTCTCCTCGTcactttcacttccctttcccaccccacacccttgctatacaatactccacaagcagtgattccactcctgcgccaactgcgccaaagtgcgccaaattgtatttactgcgccatcctgataatatagaCGAAacttgcgccaaactgcgccatagtctcgggtttgggggcgtctatcaccggcaatcgcaccgccggcgcgtcagaacatgtgcagctcgatcttggggctgccaataaagtcgcaatcttggaccaagaattattccgctgaataaatagcgctcgcgcgtgcgttccgagtaagctacgatgccatgcacggtgccgacgcagcttctgttctgcaagtcggctcgacagcaaaacgcgctctccgcagaggctcgtgacgtctaggcctatcggtagcgagaaagtgcgacggcgattcatcggcggacgccgtctcttccagaaacgctgctgatagctcgtttcaagcgtcgcacggcacgtaaggaaagcagtgttcagtaataactacatgagtgccgctaaaatgtctgtcgcttctgtttccggacatcgaggaatgaaatctgggatcgctcgcagtagatatatgggacaatatcgaattttccttgcttcgcgtttatggaagggcACGCGAactggaaacgcgttgacacttttcctcagatatactttatccatggatcttcatccagaacagctttttcgtaattccttccgccagcacgtccgagtttgtaatcactctgcggtaaataccccctaaaaggccctgccctttcgagctcacgtgctagggttccaattcgaattttttgcttgctttttaaaaaatgtCATCGCATTAGTAACatcatatatcctggtcggagcagcagcaaatgcgcagctgtccagtagcgggcccgtcgctgacggcccacagtgaagcggctacgccatgttacacgtccgcccctcg
Protein-coding regions in this window:
- the LOC119373470 gene encoding salivary cystatin-L isoform X1, which codes for MVSSTAALYGLVMAMLAVVACSGNEPIPVLGGWQKHNVGDNAIYEELAHFAISKQVAGRQFFDTVLELVDVETQVVAGINYRIKFKITESTCRITDVYSKTTCVPKSRENVKDVCTASVVDPATKKEPELLSFTCEGSSASH